The following proteins come from a genomic window of Pseudomonas sp. J452:
- a CDS encoding AraC family transcriptional regulator, translated as MIVITGAFAGILDDWLASLGQTNRAAVPRSSSALSLEQWTAQVHAAIAQSPGPARGFDIGRHVQLQHAGPLGYLLVNTQTLGEFLDTYLLLEKWFYGQSWAQLSREPQQVSIAWDGRFGRYDRVLEQLHIMALLTVLCSACPTVGALLRVEVTSAAEGEAAAYRAAFGCPVQFNQPVLRLVFAAEALQAPIDLSHATLSPAWRSRQRTLREAVPSATELIRAVEDAILHTLPAGAPVAAVAARLHLSPRTLQRRLTESGCSYRQLLEAIRQRHAQHLLDDPSLSLKEVAFLLGYAEQSAFNHAFQRWHNAAPRQPAG; from the coding sequence ATGATCGTGATCACCGGAGCTTTTGCCGGCATCCTCGATGATTGGTTGGCCAGTCTCGGCCAGACCAACCGTGCGGCGGTGCCGCGCTCATCGAGCGCGTTGTCGCTGGAGCAATGGACGGCGCAGGTGCATGCGGCCATCGCGCAGTCTCCGGGGCCGGCGCGCGGCTTTGACATTGGCCGGCATGTACAGTTGCAACATGCTGGGCCGCTCGGTTATCTGCTGGTCAACACCCAGACCCTGGGCGAGTTTCTCGACACCTACCTGCTGCTGGAAAAGTGGTTCTACGGGCAGAGCTGGGCGCAGCTGAGCCGCGAACCACAGCAGGTCTCCATCGCCTGGGATGGCCGCTTCGGCCGGTACGATCGGGTGCTGGAGCAGTTGCATATCATGGCCTTGCTGACCGTGCTGTGCAGTGCCTGTCCAACGGTTGGGGCGCTGCTGCGGGTCGAGGTGACGAGTGCGGCCGAGGGCGAGGCGGCGGCCTATCGGGCCGCGTTCGGTTGCCCGGTGCAATTCAACCAGCCGGTGCTGCGTCTGGTGTTTGCCGCCGAGGCGTTGCAGGCGCCCATCGACCTGAGCCATGCCACGCTCAGCCCGGCCTGGCGCAGTCGTCAGCGTACCTTGCGCGAAGCCGTGCCCAGTGCCACCGAGCTGATCCGCGCGGTAGAGGACGCCATCCTGCACACGTTGCCGGCCGGTGCCCCGGTGGCGGCCGTGGCGGCACGTTTGCATCTGTCTCCGCGCACCCTGCAGCGCCGGCTGACGGAGTCCGGCTGCTCCTATCGGCAACTGCTGGAAGCAATACGCCAGCGCCACGCCCAGCACCTGTTGGATGACCCGAGTTTGAGCCTCAAGGAGGTCGCCTTCCTCCTCGGCTATGCCGAGCAGAGCGCGTTCAACCATGCCTTCCAGCGCTGGCACAACGCCGCGCCGCGGCAGCCCGCAGGTTAA
- a CDS encoding sterol desaturase family protein, which yields MDTTLLITLFAWLEMLAPSQLLMLLALPLTLSLACLEWWHFRHGDQYDLRDSLASTLLGGAYVLIAEGFMVLAVVVPVFDWVYGFRLTTMPINVWSLLLLFILVDFCFYLFHLSAHRIRIFWAVHEVHHASEYFNFTVAFRQSLMYAVTGVYAFFLPAVLLGYPPEWVLTLLAANMTLQIFAHTQWVGRLPAAIEWLFNTPSNHRVHHGRNPRYIDRNMGGVLMVWDHLFGTYAAEDPSEPPEYGVVRQVHSHNLLTLTFREFAAIFRDVARPGPLGQRLKHLWGPPEWQRADSPVVVPAAGSAKSCQCS from the coding sequence ATGGATACCACGCTGTTGATTACCCTGTTCGCCTGGCTGGAGATGCTGGCGCCCAGCCAGTTGCTGATGCTGCTGGCCCTGCCGCTGACTCTGAGCCTGGCCTGTCTGGAGTGGTGGCACTTTCGCCACGGCGACCAGTACGACCTGCGGGATAGCCTGGCCAGCACCTTGCTGGGCGGCGCCTATGTGCTGATCGCCGAGGGCTTTATGGTGCTCGCCGTGGTGGTGCCGGTCTTCGACTGGGTCTACGGTTTCCGCCTGACCACGATGCCGATCAACGTCTGGTCGCTGCTGTTGCTGTTTATCCTGGTCGACTTCTGCTTCTACCTGTTTCACCTGTCGGCGCACCGCATCCGCATCTTCTGGGCGGTGCATGAGGTGCATCACGCCTCGGAGTACTTCAACTTCACCGTGGCCTTCCGCCAGAGCCTGATGTACGCGGTCACCGGGGTGTATGCGTTCTTCCTGCCGGCGGTGCTGCTCGGCTACCCGCCGGAGTGGGTGCTGACCCTGCTGGCGGCGAACATGACCCTGCAGATATTCGCGCACACCCAGTGGGTCGGGCGCCTGCCGGCGGCGATCGAGTGGCTGTTCAACACGCCCTCCAACCACCGTGTGCACCACGGCCGCAACCCGCGCTATATCGACCGCAACATGGGCGGCGTGTTGATGGTCTGGGATCACCTGTTCGGCACCTATGCCGCCGAAGACCCCAGCGAGCCGCCCGAATACGGTGTGGTGCGCCAGGTGCACAGCCATAACCTGCTGACCCTGACCTTCCGTGAGTTCGCCGCGATCTTCCGCGATGTGGCCCGCCCAGGCCCGCTGGGGCAGCGCCTGAAACACCTGTGGGGGCCGCCGGAGTGGCAGCGTGCGGATAGCCCTGTCGTAGTGCCTGCAGCAGGGAGCGCCAAGTCATGTCAATGCAGCTAG
- a CDS encoding nuclear transport factor 2 family protein has product MSMQLVLRLFTAAERLDVQAIATCLHERCVFHNQPLPKWTAARGLPAVRRQLRSLLWLVREYQVLDIRQAAFVGDALVVERFERLRVFGRNIELEVMAVFRFRDERIVLWQDSFSLRALLRQLFWPRRVSSN; this is encoded by the coding sequence ATGTCAATGCAGCTAGTGCTGCGTCTGTTTACGGCCGCCGAGCGTCTGGATGTGCAGGCGATTGCCACCTGCCTGCATGAGCGCTGCGTTTTCCACAATCAGCCCTTGCCGAAATGGACGGCTGCCCGTGGCCTGCCGGCGGTACGCCGCCAGTTACGCTCATTGTTGTGGCTGGTGCGCGAATACCAGGTGCTGGACATTCGCCAGGCTGCGTTCGTCGGCGATGCATTGGTCGTTGAGCGCTTCGAGCGCCTCAGGGTGTTTGGACGCAACATCGAGCTCGAGGTCATGGCGGTGTTTCGCTTTCGCGACGAGCGCATTGTGCTCTGGCAGGACTCCTTTTCTCTGCGAGCCTTGTTGCGCCAGTTGTTTTGGCCGCGCCGGGTATCGAGCAACTGA
- a CDS encoding DUF1329 domain-containing protein: MAANAMAAVSPEEAQRLGGDLTLTGAEKAGNAAGTIPAWTGGLSVNAGKVDAAGFLEDPFASESSLFTITAKNLEQYKAHLSEGQLAMFKRYPDTYRMPVYTSHRSAALPDNIYTAIKTSALNTGLIENGSGLTNFADSRYYAFPIPKTGLEVVWNHITRYHGRTLRRNIVQVTPQASGDYTLIRFEDKVASPDGLKDLKQDRAANALIFYTQQVTAPARLAGNVMLVHESIDQVTQPRMAWLYNSGQRRVRRAPQVSYDGPGTAADGLATVDNFDMYNGAPDRYDWKLVGKRELYIPYNNYRIDSPSLKYSDIVKPGHINQDLARYELHRVWEVEAILKPGERHIYAKRRFFIDEDSWQIAVSEQYDTRGQLWRVGQAMLLQHYAAQVPLYAFETLNDLVSGRYLAIGMKNEEKHGIEFGIDISASEFTPAALRNAGIR; encoded by the coding sequence ATGGCGGCCAATGCCATGGCGGCCGTTAGCCCCGAAGAGGCTCAACGCTTAGGTGGCGACCTCACTCTGACCGGCGCAGAGAAAGCGGGCAATGCCGCTGGCACTATTCCCGCCTGGACTGGAGGGTTGTCAGTCAACGCCGGGAAAGTGGACGCCGCCGGCTTTCTGGAGGACCCGTTTGCCAGCGAGTCGTCCCTTTTCACCATCACCGCCAAGAACCTCGAGCAATACAAGGCTCACCTGTCCGAAGGACAGTTGGCCATGTTCAAGCGCTACCCAGACACCTATCGGATGCCGGTCTATACCAGCCATCGTAGCGCCGCGCTACCGGACAATATTTATACCGCCATTAAGACCAGCGCCTTGAATACCGGGCTTATTGAAAATGGTAGCGGTCTGACTAACTTCGCGGACAGTCGCTACTACGCGTTTCCGATACCGAAGACCGGCCTGGAAGTCGTCTGGAACCATATCACCCGCTATCACGGGCGCACGTTACGGCGGAATATCGTGCAGGTTACGCCGCAAGCTTCCGGCGATTACACGCTTATTCGCTTCGAAGATAAAGTCGCCTCCCCCGATGGGCTGAAGGATCTCAAGCAAGACCGCGCAGCCAATGCGCTGATTTTTTACACGCAACAGGTGACAGCCCCTGCGCGGTTGGCCGGCAACGTCATGTTGGTCCATGAGTCCATCGACCAGGTCACCCAGCCACGCATGGCCTGGCTGTACAACTCCGGACAGCGCCGCGTTCGGCGTGCCCCTCAAGTTTCCTATGATGGCCCGGGTACCGCGGCCGATGGCTTGGCGACAGTCGATAACTTCGACATGTATAACGGCGCCCCCGACCGCTATGACTGGAAGCTGGTCGGAAAGCGCGAGCTATACATTCCCTACAACAACTACAGGATCGATTCTCCGAGCCTGAAATACAGCGACATCGTGAAACCCGGCCATATCAATCAAGATCTTGCGCGCTATGAGCTGCATCGGGTCTGGGAAGTCGAGGCGATCCTGAAACCGGGTGAGCGGCACATCTACGCGAAGCGTCGGTTCTTCATCGATGAAGACTCGTGGCAGATCGCTGTTTCTGAGCAGTACGACACCCGTGGGCAGTTGTGGCGCGTTGGCCAGGCCATGCTGCTGCAGCATTACGCTGCACAGGTGCCGTTGTATGCGTTTGAGACCCTCAATGACCTGGTGTCTGGCCGCTACCTGGCCATCGGCATGAAGAACGAGGAGAAGCACGGGATTGAATTCGGTATCGATATATCGGCATCGGAATTCACCCCGGCAGCACTGAGAAATGCGGGTATTCGCTAG
- a CDS encoding cation diffusion facilitator family transporter — MRAAPQYARLLRLASGAALATALLLTAAKAVAWWLSGSVSLLAGLTDSLLDSAASLLNLIAVHYALRPADDDHRYGHGKAEALAGLGQALFIGASAVLVAVQAVERLQHPQPLGAPALGIAVMLLSLAMTAGLLLFQGHVIKLTGSTAIRADSLHYRSDLLLNGSILLALLLAAVGWQQLDALFGLAIALYIFWSAISIVREAVAVLMDQELAPDVSERMHSLACAVPGVLGAHDLRTRVSGTHWFVQLHLELPGELPLLEAHGLCELVERAIRSEFPRAEVLVHPDPVEVMQH; from the coding sequence ATGAGGGCAGCCCCGCAGTATGCCCGCCTGCTGCGCCTGGCCAGCGGCGCGGCGCTGGCCACCGCCCTGCTGCTGACAGCAGCCAAGGCCGTGGCCTGGTGGCTGAGCGGCTCGGTCAGCCTGCTGGCCGGTTTAACCGATTCGCTGCTGGACAGCGCCGCTTCGCTGCTCAACCTGATCGCCGTGCATTACGCCCTGCGCCCGGCCGATGACGATCACCGCTATGGCCACGGCAAGGCCGAAGCCCTGGCCGGCCTGGGCCAAGCGCTGTTCATCGGCGCCAGTGCGGTGCTGGTGGCCGTCCAGGCCGTCGAGCGCCTGCAGCATCCGCAACCGCTCGGGGCACCGGCCCTGGGTATCGCCGTGATGCTGCTGTCGCTGGCCATGACCGCCGGCCTGCTGCTGTTCCAGGGCCATGTGATCAAGCTCACCGGCTCCACGGCGATCCGCGCCGACTCGCTGCACTACCGTTCCGACCTGCTGCTCAACGGCAGCATCCTGCTGGCCCTGCTGCTGGCCGCTGTCGGCTGGCAGCAGCTGGATGCACTGTTCGGCCTGGCTATCGCCTTGTACATCTTCTGGAGTGCTATCAGCATCGTGCGCGAGGCGGTGGCGGTGCTGATGGACCAAGAGCTGGCGCCAGATGTCAGCGAGCGCATGCACAGCCTGGCCTGCGCCGTGCCCGGCGTACTCGGCGCCCATGACCTGCGTACGCGGGTTTCCGGCACGCACTGGTTCGTCCAGCTGCACCTGGAGCTGCCGGGCGAGCTGCCGCTGCTAGAGGCTCACGGGCTCTGCGAGCTGGTCGAGCGGGCGATCCGCAGCGAATTCCCGCGCGCCGAGGTGCTGGTGCACCCCGACCCGGTCGAGGTCATGCAGCACTGA
- a CDS encoding DinB family protein, producing the protein MNRVLANHLQRLLAYHGWAYMRLCGQLASLSEEQYRAPCGLFFGSIHGTLNHLAVADRLWLARARFEAQPFERLDVEVLSERAALENYLEMGVAGWRDLLEGLEDADLLAPIAYRNMAGEQHMRPLADIIPHLVNHGTHHRGQISAALTAMGQPAPVLDYIYALPELP; encoded by the coding sequence ATGAACCGCGTACTCGCCAACCACCTGCAGCGTCTGCTGGCCTACCACGGCTGGGCTTACATGCGTCTGTGCGGGCAACTGGCGAGCCTCAGCGAAGAACAGTACCGCGCGCCCTGCGGCCTGTTCTTCGGCAGCATCCATGGCACCCTCAACCACCTGGCCGTGGCCGACCGCCTGTGGCTGGCGCGAGCACGCTTCGAGGCGCAGCCCTTCGAGCGCCTGGATGTCGAAGTGCTCAGCGAGCGCGCCGCGCTGGAGAACTACCTGGAGATGGGTGTGGCCGGCTGGCGCGACCTGCTCGAAGGGCTGGAGGATGCCGACCTGCTGGCGCCGATCGCCTACCGCAACATGGCCGGCGAGCAGCACATGCGCCCGCTGGCCGATATCATCCCGCACCTGGTCAACCACGGCACCCACCACCGCGGCCAGATCAGCGCCGCGCTGACCGCCATGGGCCAACCGGCACCGGTACTCGACTACATCTACGCCCTGCCCGAACTGCCATGA
- a CDS encoding polyribonucleotide nucleotidyltransferase, translating to MHMRSCVIGGILAATLLTQLSACGTLFFPDRRGQIEGRIDPVVAGLNAVGILFYVIPGLIAFGIDFATGAIYLPAGQYSVAPEQLQDAIGADGQVDPAKLKAIILRETGQELPLDDPRLIQHSGNIEQLAAYGLRTEA from the coding sequence ATGCACATGCGTTCCTGTGTTATCGGCGGCATCCTGGCCGCCACCCTGCTGACCCAGTTGAGCGCCTGCGGCACACTGTTCTTCCCCGACCGCCGCGGCCAGATCGAAGGGCGCATCGACCCCGTGGTCGCCGGGCTGAACGCCGTCGGCATCCTGTTCTATGTGATCCCCGGGCTGATCGCCTTCGGTATCGACTTCGCCACCGGCGCCATCTACCTGCCGGCCGGCCAGTACTCGGTCGCCCCCGAGCAGCTGCAGGACGCCATCGGTGCCGACGGCCAGGTCGACCCGGCCAAGCTCAAGGCCATCATCCTGCGGGAAACCGGCCAGGAGCTGCCCCTCGACGATCCGCGCCTGATCCAGCACAGTGGCAATATCGAGCAGCTGGCTGCCTACGGCCTGCGCACGGAGGCCTGA